From the genome of Saccopteryx bilineata isolate mSacBil1 chromosome 6, mSacBil1_pri_phased_curated, whole genome shotgun sequence, one region includes:
- the MCRIP1 gene encoding mapk-regulated corepressor-interacting protein 1 isoform X1 — MTSSPVSRVVYNGKRNSSPRSPPNSSEIFTPAHEENVRFIYEAWQGVERDLRSQISGSERGLVEEYVEKFPNPSLKTFKPIDLSDLKRRNTQDAKKS, encoded by the exons ATGACCAG TTCCCCTGTCTCCAGAGTCGTCTATAACGGCAAGAGGAACAGTAGTCCCCGCTCTCCCCCCAACAGCAGCGAGATCTTCACCCCAGCCCATGAGGAGAATGTGCGCTTCATTTATGAAG CCTGGCAGGGCGTGGAGCGGGATCTTCGGAGCCAGATTTCTGGCAGCGAGCGGGGCCTGGTGGAGGAATATGTGGAGAAGTTCCCTAACCCCAGCCTGAAGA CCTTCAAGCCTATTGACCTGAGCGACCTGAAGCGCCGGAACACGCAGGATGCCAAGAAGTCCTAA
- the MCRIP1 gene encoding mapk-regulated corepressor-interacting protein 1 isoform X2: MTSSPVSRVVYNGKRNSSPRSPPNSSEIFTPAHEENVRFIYEAFKPIDLSDLKRRNTQDAKKS, from the exons ATGACCAG TTCCCCTGTCTCCAGAGTCGTCTATAACGGCAAGAGGAACAGTAGTCCCCGCTCTCCCCCCAACAGCAGCGAGATCTTCACCCCAGCCCATGAGGAGAATGTGCGCTTCATTTATGAAG CCTTCAAGCCTATTGACCTGAGCGACCTGAAGCGCCGGAACACGCAGGATGCCAAGAAGTCCTAA
- the PPP1R27 gene encoding protein phosphatase 1 regulatory subunit 27, translating to MPSRTVRYARYSPRQRRRRLLAQRSVRFPNDVLFLDHIRQGDLEQVGRFIRARKVALDTIHPSGLAALHEAVLSGNLECVKLLVKYGADIHQRDETGWTPLHIACSDGYPDIARYLISLGADREAANDDGDLPSDLIDPDFKDLVELFKGTRMN from the exons ATGCCCAGCAGAACTGTCCGCTATGCCCGCTATAGCCCACGGCAGCGGCGCCGGCGGCTGCTGGCCCAGCGCAGTGTGCGCTTCCCGAATGACGTTCTGTTCCTGGACCACATCCGCCAGGGTGATTTGGAGCAGGTGGGGCGCTTTATCCGGGCTCGGAAAGTGGCCCTGGACACCATCCACCCCTCAG GTCTGGCGGCCCTGCATGAAGCAGTCCTTTCTGGAAACCTGGAATGTGTGAAGCTACTGGTCAAATATGGGGCTGACATTCACCAGCGCGATGAGACAGGCTGGACGCCCCTGCACATTGCCTGCAGTGATGGGTACCCCGACATAGCCAG GTACCTCATCTCCCTGGGGGcagacagagaggcagccaaCGATGACGGCGACCTGCCCTCCGACCTCATTGACCCGGACTTCAAGGACTTGGTGGAGCTCTTCAAAGGGACTAGAATGAACTGA